attgcctgtctacactaccctcttgtggaagagctcttgtgcaagagtgcttaTTCCTCatgtggagaggaataactcttccagaagaagccctgttttccaacgctatactgtaaacttacttgcacaagaatgcgaatgcagtgtagacagccggcaagtttttgtgcaagaacaattgttcttgcacaagaagtgtgcaatgtagacacagcctaacagatttattttagcataagctttcatgggtaaaaaccacttcaccAGATATAGAGAGTggaatgcatctgatgaagtgggtttgatCCAAAAAAGTCCAAatacatgttagtctttaaagtggcacaggactcctcattgtgtctgtgtgtttgttcaATGTCTACTCTGTCACAATGGATCCTAGATCCTAATAGGGACCTCTGGGTGCTGTTGTAATACAATAACAATGCATTCATACAGCAGTGTCTCCTGCCACTGATTTAGGCTGCATTACTGTATCCTTAGGGTTACACATCTGACAGGTGATAAGTGATCACATGGAACCAGGAGAGCTcagtattgtgatgtcatgtgtgtaTCCTTTTGTCTTCTCTCCACCCTTACTAGCTATATAACTCATATCAGCTCTCATAAAAAATTCAAGATCCTCTTGTGTCCTGctgctgaaatattttttgaaagctTCTGTCTTCTCCTGCTTCGACCACTGGAACCTTCCCCACTCTGACCTACCTGATTTATACCTTGTTCACCCTCACTTTCCCCAGAATGTAGCTGCTAAAAACATTCCTCATCCCCCACTGTTCATTTCCTCATTTTCACCAGCTACCTACCTATTGCTTTTGGAATATCAAATTCAGACTTCTGGTTTTCACTCCTAGGCACTGTCTGGCACTGCTTCTGCTGTCTGTATCTTTGTACTTCTATTTCCTTGTCTTGCCACTGCACACTTTGTACCTAGCAAAGTTTCTGCTTACTTAACCTAGCCTTTTGAGTTATAGGTAAAAAGTATGTGCATTTGGGTCAGATTTCATTGTATCTTTACAGACATGTCAAATGTAAATCCTATTCAGGAAATCTATGATTCTTGCATTCTATCTTGCATTCTATCTTGCAAAATGACTTTGACAATGAAGGCAAATTCACTTTATGCACATGACTGGTTCTACTGATGTCATAAGAATACAAGAatggtcatattgggtcagatcaaaactccatatagcccagtatcctgtcttccgacagcgactaatgccaggtgctccagaaggaatgaacagaataggtaatcatcaagtgatccttcccctgtagcccatttccagcttctaacaaacagaaaCTAGGTTTACCacacctgcccatcctggctcatagctgCTGATGGGCCCATCCTCCATGAATCCTCTTTTTTGAGCCgtgttatagtcttggtcttcacatcctctagcaaagagttccacaggttgactgtgcatagTTTTAAACCTGCCTAATTTAATTTGgtaatccctagttcttatgttatgagagagaaaataacatttccttatatTCCATAGAATCCCACAAAACAACAAGATTTCACTGCACCTGTGCATTTTATTACACAATACCCTAAGACAAAGACACATTTGCTATGGTGATTTTATTAGTCTCTTCTTTCTTAATAAGAACAGGTCTACATTTTGAATATATTGTCTTGATGAACAGAAAGTGCCATTGACTAAATATAACACTGCACTGGGAAACTGATAGGATTACATTAAACATTGGTTTCTGTATGTATGAGGGTGGAAGTGAGTGTATTCATTTTGctgtttatttaaaatgtcaaggttttttttctttttcaattctAATCAAATATGACACTTTCTAAAGAACATCAGTCTAGTTCTATTTAAATCAGTTGAGACTTTGCTAATATtagaaaaataacattttgaCTTTCCAAGAAATGGAAAAGGTAGGTTTGCACTACAGGGAGCCAAGTTTCATTACATCTAAAGCTACTAATAACCCTAACTAAAACCCAGGACATCTGTTATTAATAGTCTCAGTAACAGGATTACTGAACATGAGAGTGTCCTTGTAGtaacagctcagatttatttagGTAGTTTGGTCTGTGTCACTAAATCATTCATTTATCCCTTTGCAATATGATTATAAATATGTGAACACAGATGGATAATAGAAATATCTTTGAGaagtggagagagaaagagagatctaTAAACTATGTGGTTTGTGGGTCAATATGAACAACTCCATGCGAGTTTTCTTCccctttgcttttttcccccctttctggAAAATTTCTTGTATAAGTGTTAGTGTGCATATCCTCTACTGCAGAAACGTTGTTTATTAGAATGTATCAAATGTGCctctttttaattatttgtatatattttatttatacagACTCTAGGTGTATATCACactttccaaattaaaaaaaaaggaagtccCTGTTGATCCAAGGATCTAGCTATTGTAGATAGAGAGAGCACAGTAAGGATGCAGTAAAAAGGAATGAGGGCGAAGTTGGACAACAGAGGAAGATCAGGAGACAGTAAGATGGTCCAATGATTAATTGCCCTCATTGTATACAAATGCACCTCATATCTAGTCTTAATTTGTCTAGCTTCCACTTCCAGCCATTTGATCTTGTTAAGTATTTGTCTGCTAGCTTGAAGAGTCCTCTATTATCAAAATGCTGTTCCCTATGCTATGTAAGTACCTATGACCTGTGTTTAAGGCACCCTCCCAACTCTTTTTGTAAGTTAATATTTTGAGCCCCTGGCACGCAATGGCCTAACGGTCACCATGCATCAGCTTTTCCAGCAGCCACCAAATGTCCCTATTTCTAAACCTTTACTCAACTTTTCCTTGCGTAAAAAACGCAGCTGCCACACTCTTCCGTTGGGGCAGAAATAAACCGCTGTTGCTAGCATTACGTACAGTCACCACAACAGCACTTTCATCGGCTATGCCGCTTCAGCACCTTCAAATGCAACAATGACTAGGAAAgatcatcacctattaaaccatcttgttagtctttaaagtgctacatagtttttccttttgttttagcaagatcagacggACAGGGCTACCTCTCTATTCCTAATACATCAAGAGAGAGCCACAAGCTGGAaaggaaagggaagaagggggaggagggcaatatCCTTTCATATTACCGTGATCAGCACGACAGGACAGGTCGGaaaccttcctccccccaccagggggtTAGATGGGACTATTGCAGGCGCGATTTATGAGCGATGTGCACAGGTGACAATGGGACAACGTCGCCTTCCATCACTGTTGAGGGAGTTTAATGCATCCCCCGCTCTCATGGATCCGTGATGAGCAGCTCTTAGCTCTCTCGAGCAATTGCAAAAGTTTTTCTATCGCCCCCTCAGTTCTCTCCCGGGTGGACAAACGGGCCTTCCCCGAACTTACTCCGGATCGGGAACTTCCCTGACCAAATGGAACCTGGCAGCGCTCCCCGTCGGTGTGTGAACAGCATTGAGGGGACGCTCCGGTTCGAATCGCCGCCCTGCAGATTCACAGGAGGCGTGGATCAGAGCGCGCGCCCCACCCGGGCTCGCGCGCGCCCCGAGGGAGGCGGATATAAGGGGCCGAGAGATGGGGCAAGGGAGGACAAGGACAAGCTTCGGCTCTGTCTCTGGATCGCTTGCCCTGCAGCAGGAGCGCCTCGGACTCGGCTCCGCTTCTCCACGCCAGACAATGCGCCCGTGTGCCAGCTGCCTGGTGCTGGGCGCGCTGCTGCTCCggctggggcaggctctgggggctcCCAAGGCGCTAGCAGGTagcggcggaggggggggggggggactcgttAGCTTTTGTGGCTCCCTCGGTTTCGTCCCGGGACGCCTCTTGCGCTGGCTCAGCCCTGGGCTGGCTCCCTTTGTCCTGCGGGGGGCTCCGCGCTTGCTCCTGCCCCGTCGCTTCTCCCGCCTCTAGCTcggcttccctcccctctccctgctgcgcCCGGGAGCTGCCCACGTGCGCGCTGCCCCCGGTGGCCCCTGACAGCGCCCGTCTCTCCCCACAGCGCCGAACCAAGCgacctgcctgctgcccccagaggAAGGCCCCTGCCGCGCGCTCCTCCCGAGGTGGTACTACAACAGGTACACGCAGACGTGCCAGGCGTTCACCTATGGGGGCTGCGAGGGCAACGCCAACAACTTCAGGAGCCTGGAGAGCTGCGAGAAGAGCTGCTGGATGATCAGGAGTAAGTCCCTTTGCTTAGGCACAGGcgccccccgcctctccccgaaTTGCCTCGGGTTCTTGGACAGCCTGCGCGGGGAATAGTTCACTGCCCAGCTTTGCAGGAAGGGACGCTGACAGCTGCTTCTGTCCCCCCAGTGCAGGTACTAGACCTTCTGAGGCGTGTGCTTCCTGCACAGGTCGGCATGGGCGCCTCTTGGCTCAGAAAGCCCCGTCGTGGTGTGTCTCATTAATATTCCCATGGCCCCTTTGCAGCCTCTGTGCCCCCGCAGCCATACCTGTGGCTACACATTCCCCTGACTAAAAGCGTCCCTGAACTTCTGGGGAACGTTGATTCGGATGAAGATTCATAAATTGGAAGGCATCCATCcaaaattctattttaaaaagcatttccttTCAGCTGCCTaacttaatacaggttgaacctctctgaacCCCCGGATTCCCTGGTCGGGCAACATTCCTGGCCTGGCAtgtcccaggaccagagagtccttgTGGAGGGttggtggctgggagctctgcagTGGGGCTAGAGCTCAGTAGCTGGGCCAccctgtggcagtgaaacggggaGCCCAGCAGCAAAACTGCTGCCTGGTACCAGCACGGTGCGGGGTGGGGTatgggaggcagcggggctggagccaAGCAGCGAAAATGGGGGCTGCCCAGCAGCACAACCAGGAGTCTGGCAGCCTCGCTACTGCCAAGCAGCTCAGCTGCCCAGTGCGGCTTCCTGGCAACAGAATCAGGAACCTGGGAGCGGGGCTTGCCAGTGGTGCAGCAAAAAGcttggcagccccactgccacccggCAGAGTTGCCTAGTGagactgggaggcagtggggatgcCCAGTGAGGCTGAAGCTCAAGCAGGGCTTGTCGCCCACAGCGCAATTGGATCCCAGGTGGGGGCTGCCCCGAGTGGATAgagcctggcagtggggctgtgcaTGGCAGCAGAAGGTCTGCTATGTcggggccaggagccctgtgtgTGGAGGGCCCAGCAGTAGGGGGAAGCCAACTGGCAATGAGGCCatggctggggaggctggtgaCCGAGTTgggcccagaaatgaccttcTCTGGTACAGCAAAATTCCTCATGCGGATTGGtccggtcctgagggtgccacaCCACGGAGGTCCAACCTGAACACTTGTAGCTTGCATATGTATGTTTATCATTTTGGATCAAGTGACATGTTAGCTAGTAGCTCTCAGGTGTGATACTATTACAACTTTCCACATCAAGAAGCTCCTGGGAGCAAGTGAAGGTTTCCtttctcagtggctgtgtctagattggcatgattttccggaaatgcttttaacagaaaagttttccgttaaaagcatttttggaacagagcgtctagattggcacagacgcttttctgcaaaagcactttttgcagaaaagcgtccatgccaatctagatgcgcttttccacaaaaaaccctgatcgccattttcgtgattagggcttttttgtggaaaacaaatctgagctgtctacactggccgttttgcacaaaagctttgcgcaaaagggacttttgcctgaatgggagcagaatagtatttccacaagaagcactgatttcttacaggaggaagtcagtgcttttgaggaaattcaagcggccactgtagacagctggaagtttttcttgaaaagcagctgattttccggaaaaactggccagtctagacacagccactagtGGGTTTTGCTGATTGCTTTTCTCCTGAATTTATCTTTTTGCCAGTGATAGCTGTAATAGCAGCAGCATTACCAGTACTAGCTTGCAACTCTAGCTAGTATAAACCCCCCACAGAATGGAGGCTTTGTAGGGCTTTATTGGCTTAACCACTAAAGCCATTCCATTGAGGAAAGGACTAAAATGGATGGACATATTTCATagattagagttggaagagattTAAGGAGGTAATCTAGTCcaattctctctccccacccctacccccatcCCGCATCCTGCTCAatgtaggaccaaccacaactaaatcattccagccagggctttgtcaagccttgcCTTAAATTTCTAAGGATAGACATTCCACCACCTCTGAAGGCAACCTACTCTTAGTGAAacagatattagggaaaaaactAATTTAGATCCCTCCcattgcaatttgagaccattgcagcttgttctgtcatctactaccaccatcctctttggaattccccctttcaggtaattgaaggctgctatcaaatcccccttcattcttctcttctgaagattaaataagcccagttccctcagtctctcctcataagtcacgagccccagccctctaatcattttggttagtCTCCACTAGACTTTTGTCCATTTGTCCACTTTCTCTAGTGGGTGACTCAAAACTGGATGCAATGCAGTATTTGACTAGTGTCAAAGGGGAATAAGCTCTTCCCTTGCTCAGCTAGCAATGCTTCCATTAACGCagccaatatgccgttagccttcttggctacatgggcacactgttgactcatttccagctcttgtctactgtaatccccaagtacttttctgcagaactgccacttagccagtcagtccccataCTGTAgcagtgcttaggattcttctgtcgtaagtgtaggactctgcacttgactttgtcgaacctcatcagatttcttttgccacacctctaatttgtctaggtcactcaggaccctatcccttccctccagcatatctaccttcccccccagcttagtgtcccTAGTGTTTTAAAGATACGAATAATGTGTTAAAATGCCATCTAGCTCACTAGTTGCTCAATCTAATGTAGTATTTTAATAATCTCTATAATCCTATCTCTAAGCATTTTGGCAGATGTTAAATAAGTTGAGAAATAATTTTTGCCAATGGAAAGCATGCCAGACAAGATGTAATAGTTTAAGCTAACTATGTTTTGATATTTAAGTGCTTTTTGTTATAGAAGTGCCCAAAATATGCAGACTGGAGGCTGATCCAGGACCATGTAGAGGTTAcctaaaaaaatatttcttcaacCTAAGTTCAATGAAATGTGAACAATTCATCTATGGTGGATGCTATGGAAATGATAACAACTTCCAAGATAAAGAATCATGTGTGGACTACTGTTTGCCTGAAAAAAGTAATTATTACTTCAACATTCTACTACAATAGCTTATTTTTACAGTTCTCGTGCTGAAAAAGATGGTGTTTATCAATATTTTTCTTATTACCTATTAAGATCTACCTTAAAATAGTCTTTGCCTCTATTTCAAGTTTGATATTTCCTCACTGCTATAAAGTGTTTCTGAGCATGGTTTGTGCATGATGTCATATTTGCCCACAGACTTTCAGGTATGATCAACCCCTGCTGCCTGTTACATAAAGGGCCAAACCACCAATCTAAAAATATTATATTGCAACTTGAATCATGTCTAACAGTTACACCCACACAACCCTTTGATTTCTGAGGAACTGTAGAGGTATAATTGAGGGAAAAATTTGGTGGGGTGTGTGCATGTTGCCACAGTGAGTTGCTGGGCTTTAGATGGATGACACCTGGAGTTCAGAGA
The DNA window shown above is from Pelodiscus sinensis isolate JC-2024 chromosome 2, ASM4963464v1, whole genome shotgun sequence and carries:
- the TFPI2 gene encoding tissue factor pathway inhibitor 2 isoform X2 encodes the protein MGQGRTRTSFGSVSGSLALQQERLGLGSASPRQTMRPCASCLVLGALLLRLGQALGAPKALAAPNQATCLLPPEEGPCRALLPRWYYNRYTQTCQAFTYGGCEGNANNFRSLESCEKSCWMIRKVPKICRLEADPGPCRGYLKKYFFNLSSMKCEQFIYGGCYGNDNNFQDKESCVDYCLPEKTGPLLCYSPKDEGSCSSSVTRYYYNPKSQSCEEFSYTGCGGNANNFVTIKDCFNVCKKGSKKQRAYKSRNKLPKTMRTKEKS
- the TFPI2 gene encoding tissue factor pathway inhibitor 2 isoform X1 codes for the protein MGQGRTRTSFGSVSGSLALQQERLGLGSASPRQTMRPCASCLVLGALLLRLGQALGAPKALAAPNQATCLLPPEEGPCRALLPRWYYNRYTQTCQAFTYGGCEGNANNFRSLESCEKSCWMIRKVPKICRLEADPGPCRGYLKKYFFNLSSMKCEQFIYGGCYGNDNNFQDKESCVDYCLPEKTGPLLCYSPKDEGSCSSSVTRYYYNPKSQSCEEFSYTGCGGNANNFVTIKDCFNVCKKAGSKKQRAYKSRNKLPKTMRTKEKS